The genomic stretch GGAGTGGTActgtgaattgattgaatttagatatatatattactagaTTTTGCTTCAGTAGTCTAAATTATCAGAGTTTGTGTGCAAGCCTGAAGATCCTGGATTTTAACCTTAGTGAGATCGTGGTTTTTCGCTGTTCAGGATCTTTAATAGTTGCCTAACTTAGATGGATTAGTGATATTCATAACATTCATTAATCTCTTTAAACCTTCATATTAATCGTTGTTTTTTGGATGATTACCAAATTCTATCAACCATATGTGTACAGCTATGCCAACTAAATTCATCACTGAATATGTTATTGATGATAAATTACAAAACTGAAAATTGAACTAAATTAactcagtattgtttgcttgaatcttcccattgatatttaagactgcaactggtcagtctctaattagcatatgtgcatactgtgcatattgcctcgatatagctttaattcacaagcattataagcgaaaatggatagtgactaacagtggaatcttggcagtcttaaacatcaatggggagattcaaactaacaatataaagtgaattcaaacttcatcacattgcacaaccaagtgtctatcaagactcagtagctgagtggataacgtgatgacgtttgaagcgaaaggtaatgggttggagtcccagagtgaacatcaactctgaaatgaaggtacatccatctgacaagtcccaaataggacgaagtgacgcgcgtcctggattccactgctggcccctgtccatctttgcttacaatgaaaATTGAATTGTTATATAAAACACTTTCACACTTGAATACAAAAAAACTATTAgttataacaaaatatttttttgttcatATTACCTTCTTGATCTAAATGCATTAAACTTTGTATATTCCGAATCACAGTACATctatatactactgatgaatCACATAGtacattttcatttctttcataatttttaactaaaataaaagtcaatcatttaaaattaaCAAGAAAAAGATTAATCTACAATAATGACAACATGGATTTCCACTTAACCATAATTTTTCAAgcatatttaaatattttaaatgtgCCACTTCATCAATATTTACAATCTGATTACTGCGTATATAAAGTTCGCATAGATTTAAACAATTTGAAAATGGTTCAAGTGATTGtaaacaatttgaactatgaaaaaaaatgtgatataaatcaataaatattgaaatttgaaTTACCTCATATTAATGATTTTTAAATTTGGCATACATTTTAAAGCTGAAACATGTTTTAGCTTTAAACCCCTATGAATATGAACTGTCctaattgaaatcatttatttaccATAAATTTAATTTAGTAATAAATTGTACATTTTCTCCTCTTGAACGTAACATAATTAAATTGGGTGATAGATAACCATCATGTAATTCTTCTTCATCAGTTAAATTGTTATTTATAGTTTCTTTGACTGGCATTTGGTTTTTAAATAATTCGATTATACTAAAAAAAGAGATGTAAATATAGCTGCGAATACtgagaatatatatacattatagatgagatcatgagtcaattgaatctagaccaccatgaaaaacctggaggcactggacggccgtttcgtcctattgtgggactcctcagcagtgNNNNNNNNNNNNNNNNNNNNNNNNNNNNNNNNNNNNNNNNNNNNNNNNNNNNNNNNNNNNNNNNNNNNNNNNNNNNNNNNNNNNNNNNNNNNNNNNNNNNNNNNNNNNNNNNNNNNNNNNNNNNNNNNNNNNNNNNNNNNNNNNNNNNNNNNNNNNNNNNNNNNNNNNNNNNNNNNNNNNNNNNNNNNNNNNNNNNNNNNCACGAGGCAATCcataacatggaatcctgaatggaagcaggaaagaggaaggccaaagaacacaatacgccgggaaatagaagcagatatgaaaaggatgaatgttaactggaaagaattggaaaggattgtttgggagagagttggatgtagaatgctgttgtgcggcctatgctcctcaacgaggggaaacagacgtaagtaagtaagtctgtgtattttttttactaaaGTTGTAGGTATTGTATTGATATTTAATATGCTCTAAAACGATGATTCTACACATATATTAACTTTAAAATCAGAACACATAAAAATTGTACACAGCGCTTGAAGTCTTTTCTATAAAccagtcttctctaaaattgatttattcagcTTAGGTTTCGTAACAAATCGATTAAGCACTTACGTATATTTcgggaaaataaaaaaatgttaagGATGATGTAATGTAGACTTCCTTTCTTTACTGGGAAAGTGAAACATGAGTTGTGTTATTTCAATGGAACTAATTATTTAAATGTGTTGTCCTAattattcagtcataaatattcGTAACTTATTTCGGCCGAAAAAAGACATACGACTTTGGTTCAAAACTTATAGTTATTTAATATAGAATAGATGATTTTTGGTAGCAGTGAAATCAATGTTGTGCACTTTGTCTTACTTAgaactcgttagctggatgtatctgcattccGAAGTTGACTTTCACCTCAGGATTCGAACCAAGTACTGCTTGTTTCAACCTCAAGCTACTGAGTGTATTTAGTCAATTACTTGTGCAAAAACAGAATAGTTCAAACCATTAGAAATTAAATTATCAGCGTTTCACTTTTGTTTAAGTGTCACTGAAAAACGGTGTTTTCTCACCAATATAATTTTGAAAACCACGCCTATATACTACACGGAAATAGTATTTTTAGAACAGCAAGTAAGACATGCAGTATTAGGATTAATTTTTTGGATTAAGTAGTGtcattaaattttattattgtcAGTAGACTTTAGGTTATTTTCTGCCTACGCACTGAATTTCATTTAACATCATAGTAATTATTCTTCTATatatttgaaaagaaagaatgaatattCATGTATGTTTTTTATCGTGgttataatgaatttatagatcCGTAGATGAAACGTACATTTTGATTTCACAAACATCTTGGTGAACTCAGAGGCACCCAATTCTAATATTTACGGAAGCTTTGATTATGAATTAAATCAAACTAATCATATCAGAACACCGTGG from Schistosoma mansoni strain Puerto Rico chromosome 6, complete genome encodes the following:
- a CDS encoding putative leucine rich repeat protein, encoding MPVKETINNNLTDEEELHDGYLSPNLIMLRSRGENVQFITKLNLWGLKLKHVSALKCMPNLKIINMSSNCLQSLEPFSNCLNLCELYIRSNQIVNIDEVAHLKYLNMLEKLWLSGNPCCHYFKNYERNENVLCDSSVVYRCTVIRNIQSLMHLDQEGNMNKKIFCYN